From the Spiroplasma alleghenense genome, one window contains:
- a CDS encoding rhodanese-like domain-containing protein has protein sequence MRSISFDEYLKIQDTARTIDVRTASEVKTLLKFNWAENIYVDDLIRNFKTYFPDKNQLIVTVCNAGNRSGQAAQFLQENGYQNAYVLTGGIYNYFRNKK, from the coding sequence ATGCGTTCAATTTCTTTTGATGAATACTTAAAAATTCAAGATACCGCCAGAACCATTGATGTAAGGACGGCTAGCGAGGTTAAAACTTTGCTTAAATTCAACTGGGCAGAAAATATTTATGTTGATGATTTGATTAGGAATTTTAAAACCTATTTTCCTGATAAAAATCAATTAATTGTGACTGTTTGTAACGCAGGAAATCGCAGTGGTCAAGCTGCTCAGTTTTTACAAGAAAACGGTTATCAAAATGCTTATGTTTTAACTGGAGGCATTTATAATTACTTTAGAAATAAAAAATAA
- a CDS encoding NAD(+)/NADH kinase: MKKYAIIQNNYTETQELVKKLETTHLKNGWIKDQVNPDFVFIIGGDGTFLRAVEEYNKSLDSINFVPFKSGGIGFYTNHNKMGDEKATISAIENGDFTINYFDVLNVEFGSEQFLALNELKLINDSRARDIKIIINNELLQNFKGSGLCITTANGSTGFSKSNGGSVVIADSGIIQISEISPINNNNYHSLQAPIILGPNHKVALQIENNSHNLFIDTKLKKLDANEIQISLLQNKVKVISTIKNGPTKIKLLRDIFIKDGLK, translated from the coding sequence ATGAAAAAATATGCAATTATTCAAAATAACTATACAGAAACTCAAGAATTAGTTAAAAAGCTTGAAACTACTCATTTAAAAAATGGTTGAATTAAAGATCAAGTTAATCCAGATTTTGTTTTCATAATTGGGGGAGATGGTACTTTTTTGCGAGCTGTGGAAGAATACAATAAATCTCTTGATAGTATAAATTTTGTACCATTTAAAAGCGGAGGGATTGGATTCTATACAAACCATAATAAAATGGGGGATGAAAAAGCTACAATAAGTGCAATTGAAAATGGTGATTTTACAATAAATTACTTTGATGTTCTAAATGTTGAATTTGGTTCAGAACAATTTTTAGCTCTTAATGAATTAAAACTAATAAATGATTCACGAGCTAGAGATATCAAAATTATTATTAACAATGAGTTGTTGCAAAATTTCAAAGGTAGTGGACTTTGTATAACCACAGCTAATGGCTCAACTGGATTTAGCAAATCTAATGGGGGCAGTGTTGTGATTGCTGATTCAGGAATTATCCAAATTAGTGAAATTAGTCCCATTAATAATAATAATTATCACTCTTTACAAGCGCCAATCATTTTAGGACCAAACCATAAAGTTGCTTTACAAATTGAAAATAATTCTCATAATTTATTTATTGATACTAAGTTGAAAAAACTAGATGCAAACGAAATCCAAATTAGTTTACTTCAAAATAAAGTTAAAGTTATCAGTACGATTAAAAATGGACCAACAAAAATAAAGTTGCTGAGAGATATTTTTATTAAGGATGGATTAAAATAA
- the trpS gene encoding tryptophan--tRNA ligase, whose translation MEKKRLISGITSTGKMTLGNYLGAMQQFVELQDEFEMMVFVANLHAIVLPIEAKVLKENIKSMVALYFACGLDPNKATVFLQSDVLEVTNLAWILSCNSTIGELERMTQFKDKSTKVRADNGTNFIPTGLLTYPTLMAADILLYDAQAVPVGKDQKQHIELTRNLAERLNNKFGEMFTIPEPIIRENGAKIMDLQDPTKKMSKSSTNPKSYIGLLDDLKQVESKIKAAVTDSENIVKFDVENKPGVSNLMTIYSCITKKTNSQIEEEFKGKNYGDFKAAIAKVVIKLLQKIQDKYQELFNSQQVEDWLEQGALKARTIAARKLQKVEWKVGLKYKK comes from the coding sequence ATGGAAAAGAAAAGATTAATTTCAGGAATTACAAGCACAGGTAAAATGACCTTGGGAAACTACTTGGGGGCAATGCAACAATTTGTTGAACTTCAAGATGAATTTGAAATGATGGTATTTGTAGCTAACTTGCACGCCATTGTTTTACCAATCGAGGCTAAAGTCTTAAAAGAAAACATTAAAAGTATGGTGGCACTTTATTTCGCTTGTGGTCTTGACCCCAATAAAGCAACTGTATTTTTACAAAGTGATGTTTTAGAGGTTACTAACTTAGCTTGAATTCTATCTTGTAATTCAACAATTGGAGAACTAGAAAGAATGACTCAATTCAAAGATAAGTCGACAAAAGTTAGAGCTGATAATGGGACTAATTTCATCCCAACAGGATTGCTTACTTACCCAACTTTAATGGCAGCAGATATTTTATTATATGATGCTCAGGCAGTTCCGGTTGGAAAAGATCAAAAACAACATATCGAGTTAACAAGAAATTTAGCAGAACGACTTAACAATAAATTTGGGGAAATGTTCACAATTCCTGAACCAATTATTAGAGAAAACGGAGCTAAAATAATGGACCTTCAAGATCCAACTAAAAAGATGTCAAAATCTTCTACAAATCCAAAATCATATATAGGTCTTTTGGATGACTTAAAACAGGTTGAAAGCAAAATCAAGGCCGCTGTCACTGATAGTGAAAATATTGTTAAATTTGATGTTGAAAATAAACCAGGAGTAAGTAACTTAATGACAATTTATTCTTGCATCACTAAAAAAACTAATTCACAAATCGAAGAAGAATTTAAGGGTAAGAATTATGGTGACTTTAAAGCCGCAATTGCCAAAGTTGTGATTAAGCTTTTACAAAAAATTCAAGATAAATACCAAGAACTATTTAATTCTCAACAAGTTGAAGATTGATTAGAACAAGGAGCTTTAAAAGCTAGAACAATTGCTGCTCGCAAGTTGCAAAAGGTTGAATGAAAAGTTGGACTAAAATACAAAAAATAG
- a CDS encoding lipoprotein, giving the protein MKKLLLILGGLTLTASTTASVVACNTREKSESLLDFPSADYRYLTEMYKNEIETYLMTQGLDSLMNNYVLISDDNESQESDFKFLNYAYLEDNFSNKQDPIDEQNAEFLMDLSQLINIKEIRNYIISNINSKIEYRTIKPDVEETKIFFSVDNTKVKKVNNAFAIEFSLIFSFNYLEESGFAETTDQIELSQSIAVFNTAGKPAALSLAAEFQDVRNKMQKPDLIFNENNTNPNLWENQSKQSLKEAFKTKLSLTSDKFDFHLNSMSYLTLSQRIIHSSTQRKELVEILKSGEADGDKLKSFYDQMSSDSKGKTSLFGFNNFENSIDQKFGGLFKKDDLKLDSKKTNAFGRMNVSGIIVNDGGSEFVLPEISTFYIQQTTSSNIETYQKELLDAVAKFFNSLYHQKPESENTFLEIKKPDDVEFSKKYTYNDLFGKILGEEPVQEAMEDLDKFGIQPSFNLNQMSLKQHNSFYVDANGNIYALEGDNIISEINWGLRLFLSTDFNGANSIALIQDYVPKSGEATQFKLAE; this is encoded by the coding sequence ATGAAAAAACTATTACTAATTTTAGGCGGACTAACCTTGACAGCGAGCACAACTGCTAGTGTGGTTGCTTGTAATACTAGGGAAAAGTCAGAAAGTTTACTAGACTTTCCTTCTGCTGATTACAGATATTTAACAGAAATGTATAAAAACGAAATTGAAACTTATTTAATGACTCAAGGATTAGATTCACTGATGAATAATTATGTCCTTATTTCAGATGATAATGAAAGTCAAGAAAGCGATTTCAAATTCTTAAATTATGCTTATTTGGAAGATAATTTTTCAAATAAGCAAGATCCAATTGATGAACAAAATGCTGAATTCTTAATGGATCTAAGTCAATTAATTAACATTAAAGAAATCCGCAATTATATTATTTCAAATATTAATTCTAAAATTGAATACCGTACCATCAAACCTGATGTTGAAGAGACTAAAATATTTTTCTCAGTTGATAATACTAAAGTTAAAAAAGTAAATAATGCTTTTGCGATTGAGTTTTCTTTAATTTTTAGTTTTAACTACTTAGAAGAATCAGGATTTGCAGAAACAACCGATCAAATTGAACTTTCTCAATCAATAGCGGTTTTCAATACGGCAGGTAAACCTGCTGCTCTAAGTTTGGCTGCTGAATTTCAAGATGTTCGTAACAAAATGCAAAAACCAGATTTAATTTTTAATGAAAATAATACTAATCCAAATTTATGAGAAAATCAATCAAAGCAATCTTTAAAAGAAGCGTTTAAAACCAAACTATCTTTAACAAGTGATAAATTTGATTTTCATTTAAATTCAATGAGCTACTTAACATTAAGTCAGAGAATAATTCACTCAAGCACCCAACGCAAGGAACTTGTAGAAATTTTGAAAAGTGGGGAAGCTGATGGAGATAAATTGAAATCATTTTATGACCAAATGAGTTCTGATAGCAAGGGCAAAACCAGTTTATTCGGCTTTAATAATTTTGAAAATAGTATTGACCAAAAATTTGGTGGACTCTTTAAAAAAGATGACTTAAAATTGGATAGCAAAAAAACAAATGCTTTTGGAAGAATGAATGTTAGTGGGATTATTGTCAATGATGGTGGAAGTGAATTTGTCTTACCTGAAATTTCAACGTTCTATATTCAACAAACAACTTCAAGTAATATTGAAACTTATCAAAAAGAACTTTTAGATGCGGTTGCTAAGTTTTTTAATAGTTTATATCATCAAAAACCAGAATCAGAAAATACATTTTTAGAAATCAAAAAACCTGATGATGTGGAATTTAGTAAAAAATATACTTATAATGATTTATTTGGAAAAATCCTGGGAGAAGAACCAGTTCAAGAAGCCATGGAGGATTTAGATAAATTTGGAATTCAACCCTCATTTAATCTCAACCAAATGAGTTTAAAACAACACAATAGTTTTTATGTTGATGCTAATGGTAATATTTATGCTCTTGAGGGTGATAATATTATTAGTGAAATTAACTGAGGTTTAAGGTTATTTCTATCAACAGATTTTAATGGTGCTAATTCAATTGCGCTAATTCAAGACTATGTTCCCAAATCTGGGGAAGCGACTCAGTTTAAGTTAGCAGAATAA
- a CDS encoding PTS transporter subunit EIIB — protein MAKIYIKYDNPEQIHNELNQLLGHADAKKATGKKGAKADQIDGYDIKLLRDIIDGLGGDANIKLLDNCATRLRVTVFDASLVDEPKLKTTKALGVKTAGTGVQVIYGPYISSLKPAIEKLWVNHN, from the coding sequence ATGGCAAAAATTTATATAAAATACGATAATCCAGAACAAATTCACAACGAATTGAATCAATTATTAGGACACGCTGATGCAAAAAAAGCTACAGGTAAAAAAGGAGCTAAAGCTGATCAAATTGATGGTTATGATATTAAATTACTAAGAGATATCATTGATGGACTTGGTGGAGACGCTAACATTAAATTGCTAGATAACTGTGCAACTCGTTTGAGAGTAACAGTATTTGATGCAAGTCTTGTTGACGAACCAAAATTAAAAACCACTAAGGCTTTAGGGGTGAAAACCGCAGGGACAGGAGTTCAAGTAATTTATGGACCCTACATTTCATCACTAAAACCCGCAATTGAAAAACTTTGAGTAAATCACAACTAA
- a CDS encoding PTS transporter subunit EIIC, protein MADEKIVIDNDKALLKEQKLAKKAEKKEAFANSKFGKNWNQFKGASFSKLQNLARVIVFPIAVLPIAGLFLGIGGGFAAAASQNNWGDGAVNFFNIMKSIGDVVFASLGVLFCTSVAFGFAKQSKGVAAVSAFVAYMVMSSTIMALFLPTTNTAGDAIVQFDPWGLAGKFGLVSEGTNKGMLKSVLGITPTLDLSVLGGILIGWGMAVIHNRTYNIKVPRILGFFGGEKFVPIAGFFFGIAAGLAFFFIWPAFLQLLYLIGTGMGSLMGIGGKEEYTRTAGALVAFFFGVTERLLIPMGLHHVQYTPFWYTSAGGEWLTPVIDSNNIITGWTMTSGAYTIFFEQMKWMGGNGWQMTDEAHQILMNNEVWSSNFANQLSQSSDGVWSIQIGKFTNEVGTMFMSGRFAFMQYGYPFGAAAMIMMAKPENRKQSSGILISAAATSFLTGITEPILFSFLFVAPMLYLFDAFMAGISFMMAYLLNVTVGQGFAAGFIDWIFFGIIPGYSTGTSGNPAFGSWAGRTGAMWIPIYGLLIMSPSYFFGFWWIIKVKDYKTPGREDAGEENVAVEALKASLAKGTKKDAASAEKLLKALGGKDNIIDLDHSKTELIVEVKDASKVSEGVIKTTGSKAMKVEG, encoded by the coding sequence ATGGCAGACGAAAAAATCGTTATAGATAACGATAAAGCTCTTTTAAAAGAGCAAAAACTTGCCAAAAAAGCTGAGAAAAAAGAAGCTTTTGCTAATTCTAAATTTGGAAAAAATTGAAACCAATTTAAAGGTGCCAGTTTTTCAAAATTACAAAATTTAGCAAGAGTAATCGTTTTCCCGATTGCAGTTCTTCCAATTGCCGGGTTATTCCTGGGAATTGGGGGGGGATTTGCCGCAGCCGCTTCACAAAATAATTGAGGAGACGGAGCGGTAAACTTCTTCAACATAATGAAGTCAATCGGTGATGTTGTTTTTGCCTCACTTGGAGTACTTTTCTGTACTTCGGTAGCATTTGGATTTGCAAAACAATCTAAAGGGGTAGCAGCAGTTTCGGCCTTTGTTGCATACATGGTTATGTCTTCAACAATAATGGCATTATTCTTACCAACAACTAATACAGCCGGGGACGCTATTGTTCAATTCGACCCATGAGGCCTAGCTGGTAAATTTGGATTAGTAAGTGAAGGAACAAATAAAGGAATGCTAAAAAGCGTTCTAGGAATTACTCCCACACTTGACTTATCAGTTCTTGGGGGAATTTTAATTGGTTGAGGGATGGCAGTTATTCACAACCGTACATATAATATTAAAGTACCAAGAATCTTAGGATTCTTTGGTGGAGAAAAATTTGTTCCTATTGCTGGTTTCTTCTTTGGAATCGCAGCAGGATTAGCATTCTTCTTTATTTGACCAGCATTCCTACAATTACTATACCTAATTGGAACAGGAATGGGATCATTAATGGGAATTGGTGGAAAAGAAGAGTACACTAGAACAGCAGGAGCACTAGTTGCTTTCTTCTTCGGGGTTACCGAACGTCTATTGATTCCTATGGGACTACACCACGTACAATATACTCCATTCTGATATACATCAGCTGGAGGGGAATGATTAACTCCAGTTATTGATTCAAACAACATTATTACAGGTTGAACAATGACTTCAGGAGCTTACACAATCTTCTTTGAACAAATGAAATGAATGGGTGGAAACGGTTGACAAATGACTGATGAAGCTCACCAAATTCTAATGAACAATGAGGTTTGAAGTTCTAACTTTGCGAACCAACTTTCACAATCTTCTGATGGAGTTTGGTCTATTCAAATTGGTAAGTTTACTAATGAAGTAGGAACAATGTTTATGTCAGGACGTTTTGCCTTCATGCAATACGGTTACCCATTCGGGGCAGCTGCAATGATTATGATGGCTAAACCAGAAAATAGAAAACAAAGTTCAGGAATTTTGATTTCAGCAGCTGCAACAAGTTTCTTAACAGGAATTACAGAACCAATCTTATTCTCATTCTTATTTGTTGCTCCAATGTTATACCTATTTGATGCATTCATGGCTGGAATTAGTTTCATGATGGCGTACTTATTAAATGTAACTGTTGGTCAAGGATTTGCCGCTGGATTTATCGATTGAATCTTCTTTGGAATTATCCCAGGATACTCAACAGGAACTAGTGGAAATCCAGCATTTGGAAGTTGAGCAGGAAGAACTGGGGCAATGTGAATTCCAATCTACGGATTGCTAATCATGTCACCATCATACTTCTTCGGATTCTGATGAATTATTAAAGTAAAAGATTACAAAACTCCAGGTCGTGAAGATGCTGGTGAAGAAAACGTAGCAGTTGAAGCTTTAAAAGCATCACTTGCAAAAGGTACTAAAAAAGATGCAGCTAGCGCTGAAAAATTACTAAAAGCACTTGGAGGAAAAGACAACATTATTGATTTAGATCACTCAAAAACTGAATTAATAGTTGAAGTTAAAGACGCAAGTAAAGTATCAGAGGGTGTTATTAAAACCACTGGTTCAAAAGCAATGAAAGTTGAGGGTTAA
- a CDS encoding lipoprotein — MKKLLNLLAGFTVTVSAASAVVACDVKIASFEQYASSIEAKLPGWNRDGENISLYFNNGSNSFDKTLPIALYVAAVRSVTAEIVKGSVENVHYTFEINGDDKKDGEFKTKYYESKKDEVVTPDEPEEDVKNLAEAEFFETNFIKVTFKAVDGNNLWRGESSFVTTMSTKED; from the coding sequence TTGAAAAAGTTATTAAATCTATTAGCAGGTTTTACTGTCACAGTTTCAGCGGCTAGTGCTGTTGTTGCTTGTGATGTCAAAATAGCTTCATTTGAACAATATGCTTCTTCTATAGAAGCTAAATTGCCCGGATGAAACCGAGACGGCGAAAATATTAGTTTGTATTTTAACAATGGATCAAACAGTTTTGATAAGACATTGCCAATTGCGTTATACGTTGCCGCAGTTAGATCCGTCACAGCCGAAATTGTAAAAGGTTCAGTGGAAAATGTACACTATACTTTTGAAATTAACGGAGACGATAAAAAAGACGGGGAATTTAAAACTAAATACTATGAATCTAAAAAAGATGAAGTGGTAACTCCAGATGAACCAGAGGAAGATGTTAAAAATCTTGCTGAAGCAGAGTTTTTTGAAACTAACTTCATTAAAGTTACGTTTAAAGCAGTCGATGGTAACAATCTTTGAAGAGGTGAAAGTTCTTTTGTTACAACAATGAGTACAAAAGAAGACTAG
- the rplT gene encoding 50S ribosomal protein L20, giving the protein MARVKFGKVTRARRKRWIKRAKGYYGTKKSSYKKAHEQVVRSMAYAFVGRKLRKRDFRSLWIVRINAAVRPHGMSYSKFMNGLKLAGIEVNRKMLSELAINEPKQFEGIIATAKKSLAK; this is encoded by the coding sequence ATGGCAAGAGTTAAATTTGGTAAAGTAACCAGAGCAAGAAGAAAACGTTGAATAAAACGTGCCAAAGGTTATTATGGAACCAAAAAATCAAGTTACAAAAAGGCACATGAACAAGTTGTTCGTTCTATGGCTTATGCCTTCGTTGGACGTAAATTACGTAAACGTGATTTTAGAAGTTTATGAATTGTAAGGATTAATGCAGCAGTTCGCCCGCATGGAATGAGTTATTCAAAATTCATGAATGGATTAAAATTAGCAGGGATCGAAGTTAACCGTAAAATGTTATCTGAACTTGCAATTAATGAACCAAAGCAGTTCGAAGGAATTATTGCGACTGCTAAAAAATCTTTAGCAAAATAA
- the rpmI gene encoding 50S ribosomal protein L35 yields MPKMKTKSSLAKRVRKNAAGKWKRGQAYCSHLAQNKSTKQKRHLKKVIFVHSTDMKRLKGLLQG; encoded by the coding sequence ATGCCAAAAATGAAAACAAAAAGTTCTCTAGCAAAACGTGTAAGAAAAAACGCTGCTGGAAAATGAAAACGTGGTCAAGCTTATTGTTCACACTTAGCACAAAACAAATCAACAAAACAAAAAAGACACCTAAAAAAAGTTATATTTGTTCATTCAACAGATATGAAACGTTTAAAAGGTTTATTACAAGGATAG
- the infC gene encoding translation initiation factor IF-3 yields MADIKKDVKSDFVNREIRAKMVLIIDNDGNKIGPIPKMEAIKMAEDQGLDLMQVSQQDNFTAIAKILDYGKFKYEQKRKLKENKKNQVKTENKEIRLTVGIGQHDLETKAKKAREFLSNGDRVKISLKFKGREIVHQEFGQKTLNSFLAIIEDVCKVEKEPKLTARFLDVYVVPKKG; encoded by the coding sequence ATGGCAGATATCAAAAAAGACGTAAAGTCTGATTTTGTCAATCGTGAAATCAGAGCTAAAATGGTTTTAATCATCGACAATGATGGAAACAAAATTGGACCAATCCCTAAAATGGAAGCGATTAAAATGGCTGAAGATCAAGGACTTGATTTAATGCAAGTTAGTCAACAAGACAATTTTACAGCGATTGCAAAGATTTTAGATTATGGAAAGTTTAAATATGAACAAAAACGTAAACTAAAAGAAAACAAAAAAAATCAAGTTAAGACTGAAAATAAAGAAATTCGTTTAACAGTGGGAATTGGGCAACATGATTTAGAAACCAAAGCTAAAAAAGCTCGCGAATTCCTTTCAAATGGAGATAGAGTAAAGATATCTCTTAAATTTAAAGGTAGAGAAATAGTTCATCAAGAATTTGGTCAAAAGACTCTAAATTCATTCCTAGCAATTATTGAGGATGTATGTAAAGTTGAAAAAGAACCTAAACTAACAGCTAGATTCTTAGATGTCTATGTAGTGCCGAAAAAAGGCTAA
- a CDS encoding lipoprotein: MKKILIFLSSLSLVSTSSIAVVSCNKKNEVILKDYEVFFGKQWQELLDISEVVNYQILNKVRSNNSKYIQEYLDFAKENTNHQMFLILRSAFYFKLLQFWKFNPGVEISTIPISPNMEFEDLKNAVFTWGVWDIEKCATEETMKIITGVWVKTLIFDIENDGPEN; this comes from the coding sequence ATGAAAAAGATTTTAATTTTTTTATCATCGCTGTCTCTTGTCTCGACAAGTTCGATAGCTGTAGTGTCTTGTAATAAAAAAAATGAGGTAATTTTAAAGGACTATGAAGTATTTTTCGGAAAACAATGGCAGGAATTATTGGATATTAGCGAAGTGGTTAACTATCAAATTTTAAATAAAGTTAGATCAAATAATTCTAAATATATACAAGAATACCTTGATTTTGCCAAAGAAAATACCAACCATCAAATGTTTTTAATTCTAAGATCTGCATTTTATTTTAAACTTTTACAGTTTTGAAAATTTAATCCTGGGGTTGAGATTTCCACAATTCCTATTTCCCCAAATATGGAATTTGAAGATTTAAAGAATGCTGTATTTACTTGAGGAGTTTGAGATATAGAAAAATGTGCAACCGAAGAAACTATGAAAATAATTACCGGTGTTTGAGTTAAAACTCTTATTTTTGATATTGAAAATGATGGTCCAGAAAACTAG